The following proteins are co-located in the Paludibaculum fermentans genome:
- a CDS encoding acylase encodes MQWRAALLGLFAGVFAWAASPAKGTEILWDRFGVAHVYAKNTPDLFYCYGYAQAQSHGNLLLKLYGESRGRAAEYFGPAGLANDRWVWTNSVPQRSAQWLAQQTPQFRGYLEAFAKGINDYAARHPEALSEEARRVLPVTALDPLQHVHRIVHFTYIASPRLAGPIAPQEAAAHFLDTPEAVGSNGWAIAPKRTAAGHALLLGNPHLPWGDWSTYYEIHLTAPGIDLYGASQVGFPVLRFVFSDYVGFNQTVNSIDAADLYAIKAQGDGYLFDGQVKAFERSSHELKVRQPDGRFRVEPLTTYSTVHGPVIRQDPSGPVALRVAGLDRPFLLEQYWQMATAHNFAEYETALKRLQVPTFNILYADRDGHIEYLFNGLLPKRSKGDLRYWAGVVPGDTSETLWTSYHAYEELPQVVDPASGYVHNTNDPPWNAAWPNSLDPAKYPAYTAPVNTSFRAERSLHMLSEEPRFTFDRFVEQKHSTRAELADRILPELVKAAEEYGPERARQAAAVLTKWDRQAQPESRGAVLFAAWATRFMGPAMGSQAGFAVPYDLKSPLTTPSGLKDPRKAAAQLDEAAAETLKNFGALDVPWGQVMRIQWAGVDQPANGGFGNLGIFRVITFGPLRDGVRTQTHGETYVAAVEFTKPAAHAKVLLSYGNSSQPGSRHQTDQLPYLARKELRTAWRSRKEIEANLESRERFQAGRGPRR; translated from the coding sequence ATGCAATGGCGCGCCGCCCTGCTCGGCCTGTTCGCCGGTGTCTTCGCCTGGGCCGCTTCTCCGGCGAAGGGCACTGAAATCCTGTGGGACCGCTTTGGCGTGGCCCATGTCTACGCGAAGAACACCCCGGATCTCTTCTACTGCTACGGGTATGCCCAAGCCCAGAGCCATGGGAACCTGCTGCTGAAGCTGTATGGCGAATCGCGCGGGCGCGCCGCTGAGTACTTCGGACCCGCCGGGCTCGCCAACGACCGGTGGGTGTGGACGAACAGCGTGCCCCAGCGTTCCGCGCAGTGGCTGGCGCAGCAGACTCCGCAGTTTCGCGGGTATCTGGAGGCGTTTGCCAAAGGGATCAACGACTACGCCGCGCGGCATCCCGAAGCGCTGTCGGAGGAGGCCAGGCGGGTGCTGCCGGTGACCGCGCTGGACCCGCTGCAGCACGTGCACCGGATCGTCCACTTCACCTATATCGCCTCGCCACGGCTGGCCGGGCCGATCGCTCCGCAGGAGGCAGCCGCCCACTTTCTCGACACTCCGGAGGCGGTGGGGTCGAACGGATGGGCCATTGCTCCGAAGCGGACGGCGGCGGGCCACGCGCTGCTGCTGGGCAATCCGCACCTGCCGTGGGGCGACTGGAGCACCTATTACGAGATCCATCTCACGGCGCCCGGCATCGACCTGTATGGAGCAAGCCAGGTGGGCTTCCCCGTGTTGCGCTTCGTGTTCAGCGACTATGTGGGCTTCAACCAGACGGTCAACTCCATCGATGCGGCGGACCTGTATGCCATCAAGGCCCAGGGCGACGGGTATCTCTTCGACGGCCAGGTGAAGGCCTTTGAGAGGAGCTCGCACGAGCTGAAGGTCCGGCAGCCGGACGGGCGATTCCGGGTGGAGCCGCTGACGACTTACAGCACCGTGCACGGGCCGGTGATCCGGCAGGATCCTTCGGGGCCTGTTGCTTTGCGCGTGGCCGGGCTCGACCGGCCGTTCCTGCTGGAGCAGTACTGGCAGATGGCCACGGCGCACAACTTCGCGGAGTACGAGACGGCCCTGAAGCGCCTGCAGGTGCCGACGTTCAACATCCTCTATGCCGACCGGGACGGCCACATCGAGTACCTGTTCAACGGCCTGCTGCCGAAGCGCTCGAAAGGGGACCTGCGCTACTGGGCGGGCGTCGTCCCGGGCGATACTTCGGAGACGCTGTGGACCTCGTACCACGCTTATGAGGAGCTGCCGCAGGTGGTTGATCCGGCTTCGGGCTATGTCCACAACACCAACGATCCGCCGTGGAATGCGGCCTGGCCGAACTCGCTGGATCCGGCGAAGTACCCGGCGTATACGGCTCCGGTGAATACCAGCTTCCGGGCGGAGCGGTCGCTGCACATGCTGAGCGAGGAGCCCCGGTTTACGTTCGACCGGTTTGTGGAGCAGAAGCACTCGACCCGGGCGGAGCTGGCCGACCGGATCCTGCCTGAGCTGGTGAAGGCCGCGGAGGAGTATGGGCCGGAACGGGCCAGGCAGGCTGCTGCCGTGCTGACGAAGTGGGACCGGCAGGCCCAGCCGGAGAGTCGCGGGGCCGTGCTGTTTGCCGCGTGGGCGACGCGGTTCATGGGGCCGGCGATGGGGTCGCAGGCGGGGTTCGCGGTGCCGTATGACCTGAAGTCGCCGCTGACGACGCCTTCGGGGTTGAAGGACCCCAGGAAGGCGGCGGCGCAGTTGGATGAGGCCGCGGCGGAGACCCTGAAGAACTTCGGCGCGCTGGATGTGCCGTGGGGGCAGGTGATGCGGATCCAGTGGGCCGGGGTGGACCAGCCGGCGAACGGGGGCTTCGGGAATCTGGGGATCTTCCGGGTGATTACGTTCGGGCCGCTGCGGGACGGGGTCCGGACGCAGACGCATGGGGAGACGTATGTGGCGGCGGTCGAGTTCACGAAGCCGGCGGCCCATGCGAAGGTGCTGCTGTCGTATGGGAACTCGTCGCAGCCGGGGAGCCGGCACCAGACGGACCAACTGCCGTATCTGGCCCGGAAGGAGCTGCGGACGGCCTGGCGGAGCCGGAAGGAGATTGAGGCGAACCTGGAGAGCCGGGAGCGGTTCCAGGCTGGCCGGGGTCCTCGGAGATGA
- a CDS encoding gluzincin family metallopeptidase → MLPLLALLLLASDPVVHGGGAVLRSACSTDADTVARLAEGTAVQVRFSISGDAGTCYKVTSAWQAGYVLASELEGLESYRAGLRNASELELPKMLRAETARLKEEAGERPGANEVLALIESNQPRLALRKMESALQRDGRKDPLTLALAGLAAYRSDEPRLALEYWTESQALAPNASVDALMSKARAELAGDTSRNKLRGYRFVLRYNSDEIAESTAAEVLSAANDEYARLDAALGCELKEQIPLVLQNQQAYRATTGAEEWSGGQFDGRIRVVLFRQAFQREARQAVTHELVHACLTARGRFPHWFHEGMAMRWSGERPAAADVASVEGLRTPPALGASPDQARIFYTWSWVAVDRMYRRMGEQGVRDALRNPASVTASMGN, encoded by the coding sequence GTGCTGCCCCTCCTCGCCCTTCTGCTGCTCGCCAGCGACCCCGTGGTGCACGGCGGCGGAGCCGTCCTGCGTTCCGCGTGCTCGACGGACGCCGATACCGTCGCGCGGTTGGCCGAAGGCACGGCGGTGCAGGTGCGGTTCTCCATCTCGGGCGACGCCGGCACCTGCTACAAGGTGACCAGCGCATGGCAGGCCGGCTACGTCCTGGCGTCCGAGTTGGAAGGCTTGGAATCCTACCGCGCCGGACTGCGCAATGCCTCGGAGCTGGAACTGCCGAAGATGCTGCGGGCCGAGACGGCACGTTTGAAGGAAGAGGCAGGCGAACGGCCCGGAGCCAATGAGGTGCTCGCGCTGATCGAGTCGAACCAGCCGCGGCTGGCCCTGCGGAAGATGGAGTCCGCGCTCCAGCGGGACGGCCGCAAGGACCCTCTCACTCTCGCGTTGGCCGGCCTGGCCGCCTATCGCAGCGATGAACCGCGCCTCGCGCTGGAGTATTGGACGGAGTCGCAGGCCCTCGCGCCCAACGCGTCGGTCGACGCCCTGATGAGCAAGGCGCGCGCCGAACTGGCCGGCGATACTAGCCGCAACAAGCTGCGCGGCTACCGCTTCGTCCTGCGCTACAACAGCGACGAGATCGCCGAAAGCACCGCGGCGGAGGTGCTCTCGGCGGCCAACGACGAGTACGCGCGGCTGGACGCGGCGCTGGGCTGCGAACTGAAGGAGCAGATCCCCCTCGTGCTCCAGAACCAGCAGGCCTACCGTGCAACGACCGGAGCCGAAGAGTGGAGCGGCGGGCAGTTCGACGGCCGCATCCGCGTAGTGCTGTTCCGGCAGGCATTCCAGCGCGAAGCCCGCCAGGCGGTGACGCACGAGCTGGTGCACGCCTGCCTGACGGCGCGCGGCCGCTTCCCGCACTGGTTCCACGAAGGCATGGCGATGCGCTGGTCGGGCGAACGGCCCGCAGCGGCGGACGTGGCGTCGGTGGAGGGATTGCGGACTCCGCCCGCGCTCGGCGCGTCTCCGGATCAGGCACGCA